A part of Candidatus Electrothrix aestuarii genomic DNA contains:
- the ribE gene encoding 6,7-dimethyl-8-ribityllumazine synthase: protein MAKYIEGNLQGKGCKVGIIVARFNSFISEKLLEGAMDTLVRSGVKDEDIDVARVPGAFEIPLAAQKMAKSGKYDAIICIGVVIRGATPHFDFVANEVAKGSAQVMLEAGIPVLFGVLTTETIEQAIERAGTKAGNKGADVAVAAIEMISLMKQL from the coding sequence ATGGCAAAATATATAGAGGGAAATCTGCAAGGCAAGGGATGCAAGGTTGGGATTATCGTTGCCCGTTTTAACTCCTTTATCTCCGAAAAACTGCTGGAAGGAGCTATGGACACCTTGGTGCGCTCCGGAGTAAAGGATGAGGATATTGATGTTGCACGGGTTCCTGGTGCCTTTGAGATTCCCCTGGCCGCGCAGAAAATGGCGAAGTCAGGAAAATATGATGCAATTATCTGCATCGGCGTTGTCATTCGGGGAGCAACCCCGCATTTTGATTTTGTTGCCAATGAAGTTGCTAAAGGAAGTGCCCAGGTTATGCTGGAGGCCGGTATCCCTGTTCTTTTCGGGGTCCTGACCACAGAAACCATTGAGCAGGCCATCGAACGAGCCGGAACCAAGGCGGGCAATAAGGGCGCTGATGTAGCTGTGGCTGCAATAGAGATGATCAGCCTTATGAAGCAGCTGTAA
- a CDS encoding fumarate hydratase, whose amino-acid sequence MTKFIYHDPFPLGKDKTPYRLLEGSKQYVHLDSFAGKDMLTVAPEALRELARTALHNVSFYLRPEHNQQVAAILDDPDASDNDRAVALAMLRNAEIAAKGILPICQDTGTAIVMAKKGQQVWTDCNDAEELSAGIFSAYTEENLRYSQNSALSMYEEVNTKNNLPAQIDIYATSGASYSFLFLAKGGGSANKSYLYQETRAILNPGVLKKFLVEKMKTLGTAACPPYHLSIVIGGTSAEANLKIVKMASTKYLDALPTTGNAHGQAYRDTELEQELLQEAWKLGIGAQFGGKYFAHDVRVIRLPRHGASCPIGLGVSCSADRNLKARIDSQGIWVEELDYTPGRLIPEALRERKDEQAVRIDLNRPMSEILAQLDQLPVAARLLLNGPIIVGRDIAHAKWKELLDSGKPLPEYLQKHPVYYAGPAKTPPGMASGSFGPTTAGRMDSYVDLLQKNKGSMIMIAKGNRSQQVTDACQKNSGFYLGSIGGPAALLAQESILKVECIDYPELGMEAVWKIEAKDFPAFLLVDNKGNNFFIQ is encoded by the coding sequence ATGACCAAATTCATCTACCATGACCCGTTCCCCCTAGGCAAAGACAAGACGCCATATCGCCTCTTAGAAGGGTCCAAACAATATGTACATCTGGACAGCTTTGCTGGCAAGGACATGCTGACCGTAGCCCCAGAGGCTCTTCGCGAGTTGGCCAGGACAGCCTTGCATAATGTTTCCTTTTATCTTCGCCCCGAGCACAACCAACAGGTTGCAGCAATCCTGGATGATCCTGATGCATCGGATAATGACCGGGCTGTGGCCCTGGCAATGCTCCGCAATGCTGAAATCGCTGCCAAGGGTATCCTGCCTATCTGCCAGGATACAGGAACAGCTATTGTCATGGCCAAAAAAGGACAGCAAGTCTGGACCGACTGCAACGATGCCGAGGAGCTCAGTGCGGGCATCTTTTCCGCCTATACAGAAGAAAACCTGCGCTATTCACAAAATTCAGCCCTGAGCATGTATGAGGAGGTGAATACAAAAAACAACCTCCCTGCCCAGATTGATATTTACGCAACCTCTGGTGCAAGCTATAGCTTTCTCTTTCTCGCTAAGGGCGGCGGCAGCGCCAATAAAAGCTATCTCTACCAGGAAACCAGAGCCATTCTCAACCCAGGTGTCCTGAAAAAATTTCTGGTCGAGAAGATGAAAACCTTGGGAACTGCCGCCTGCCCCCCTTATCATCTCTCCATCGTCATTGGCGGCACCAGCGCAGAGGCCAATCTGAAGATCGTTAAGATGGCCAGCACCAAATATCTTGATGCACTCCCCACAACAGGCAATGCCCACGGCCAGGCATATCGAGACACAGAGCTTGAGCAGGAGCTCTTACAGGAGGCCTGGAAGCTGGGCATTGGTGCCCAGTTTGGTGGAAAATATTTTGCCCACGATGTACGAGTAATTCGCCTGCCCCGCCACGGCGCCTCCTGTCCCATAGGACTTGGTGTTTCCTGCTCTGCTGACCGCAATCTCAAGGCCAGGATAGATAGCCAGGGAATCTGGGTAGAAGAGCTGGATTATACTCCCGGGCGCCTGATCCCGGAGGCCTTACGGGAGAGGAAAGATGAGCAGGCTGTGCGCATTGATCTGAATCGGCCCATGTCGGAAATTCTTGCCCAGCTTGATCAATTGCCGGTGGCTGCCCGCCTTCTGCTCAACGGCCCCATTATCGTCGGTCGGGATATCGCCCATGCCAAATGGAAAGAACTCCTGGACAGCGGCAAACCTCTCCCAGAGTACCTGCAAAAACACCCGGTCTATTATGCAGGTCCGGCCAAAACCCCGCCAGGTATGGCCTCAGGTTCTTTCGGTCCCACCACTGCCGGACGCATGGATTCCTATGTTGATCTTCTGCAAAAAAACAAGGGCTCCATGATTATGATTGCCAAAGGTAATAGATCTCAGCAAGTCACGGATGCCTGTCAGAAAAACAGCGGCTTCTACCTGGGCTCCATCGGCGGACCGGCAGCCCTGCTGGCTCAGGAAAGTATCCTGAAAGTCGAATGCATTGATTACCCGGAACTGGGCATGGAGGCGGTCTGGAAGATTGAGGCAAAGGATTTCCCAGCCTTTCTCCTGGTCGATAATAAGGGCAATAACTTTTTCATCCAATAG
- a CDS encoding N-acetylmuramoyl-L-alanine amidase has translation MTGIHELQRIYRIDPKSKRASSCLYTIARMYRAMYEHFKLTADLEKAISFYSDVVTFFPKGNQADNALYALAQIEQEERGNLKQAVQYYDQLMRSYPTSSKKRLVKRQLSKLIAFLEKHPDYQEKVEKTPAPITPPKRVLPQPKPVEVTPTVVPPVLQKPVASKTPVAAPIATPVKTSVSPPPVKPVEKKIAEAAPDKKTTEQKKESTPAPQQTIQQVAQQVTPPALQEEPTVQEQPAEPRTKIVLSALKKVESAQKKGIFAGVGGEKNTSQVAAAVQQEPPDTTSQFQEKTPGTVEVLPVQYWSSDNYSRVVIKSSEPVSYSAKLLDQQSGVPRRLFIDFKKSYIPPKYRSPVAIEDGLLQRIQTSQLDATTVRVYLDTESIGDYKVFNLKDPFRVVVDVRGGKGRAVRVPQRKVAPQIVADIKPLVEQTPKTEETETQEEIVASETAPEEKIIRPRKRKTVPGLAKTEKHAAGENLTLAQQLGLGVRRIVIDPGHGGKDPGAVGFGLKEKDIVLNVAKKIKKVLEEKNGYEVLLTRDGDVSLSLEERTAIANTKEADLFLSIHVNAHPEKAIRGVETFYLNLATHTEAMRVAALENATSTHNMSEMQDILSELMQNEKISESSQLAEFVQYNVVSGLKKEEFYVKDLGVKQAPFYVLIGAEMPAILAEISFITNPEEAKLMKTEKYLQTLADQIVAGVLSYAENQRTAALKMAPSPETSVR, from the coding sequence TTGACCGGCATCCATGAGTTGCAACGTATCTATCGAATAGATCCGAAAAGCAAGAGAGCTTCTTCATGTCTGTATACCATAGCCCGTATGTATCGTGCTATGTACGAACATTTCAAGCTGACAGCGGACCTTGAGAAGGCGATCTCTTTTTATAGCGATGTGGTCACCTTTTTTCCAAAAGGAAACCAGGCAGACAACGCGCTTTATGCCTTGGCGCAAATCGAGCAGGAAGAGAGAGGCAATTTAAAACAGGCCGTGCAGTATTACGATCAGCTGATGCGCTCCTATCCCACCAGTAGTAAGAAGCGATTGGTGAAGCGGCAGCTGAGTAAGTTGATAGCATTTCTGGAAAAACATCCTGATTACCAGGAAAAGGTGGAAAAAACGCCTGCTCCTATCACTCCTCCGAAAAGAGTTCTTCCTCAGCCCAAACCTGTGGAGGTTACACCAACCGTGGTCCCTCCGGTGCTTCAGAAGCCAGTGGCGAGCAAAACACCGGTTGCTGCACCGATTGCTACGCCGGTAAAGACTTCGGTAAGCCCCCCCCCAGTCAAGCCTGTAGAAAAGAAGATCGCAGAAGCTGCTCCCGATAAAAAAACGACAGAGCAAAAAAAGGAGAGCACCCCCGCTCCGCAACAGACTATCCAGCAGGTAGCTCAACAAGTGACTCCACCTGCTCTGCAAGAAGAGCCCACCGTGCAAGAGCAACCAGCAGAGCCTCGAACAAAAATTGTGTTGTCTGCCCTGAAAAAAGTGGAGTCCGCGCAGAAGAAGGGTATCTTTGCTGGAGTCGGGGGCGAAAAAAATACCTCACAGGTAGCTGCTGCTGTTCAGCAGGAACCTCCTGATACCACAAGTCAGTTTCAGGAAAAGACTCCAGGTACAGTTGAAGTTCTTCCGGTTCAGTATTGGTCTTCTGATAACTACAGCCGCGTGGTGATCAAGTCCTCAGAGCCGGTTTCCTATAGTGCGAAACTCCTTGATCAACAGAGCGGAGTGCCTCGCCGCCTCTTTATTGATTTTAAGAAGAGTTATATTCCGCCAAAATACCGCTCTCCTGTTGCCATAGAAGACGGGCTCCTACAACGTATCCAGACCAGCCAGCTTGATGCGACAACTGTGCGAGTCTATCTTGATACAGAATCCATTGGCGACTATAAGGTTTTTAACCTCAAAGATCCGTTTCGGGTAGTTGTTGATGTTCGGGGAGGCAAGGGCAGAGCAGTGCGGGTTCCACAGAGGAAGGTGGCTCCGCAGATCGTAGCAGATATTAAACCGCTGGTGGAGCAAACCCCAAAAACAGAAGAAACTGAAACACAGGAAGAAATCGTAGCGAGTGAGACAGCGCCTGAAGAAAAAATTATCCGTCCCCGGAAGAGAAAAACTGTCCCCGGACTCGCCAAAACAGAAAAGCATGCTGCTGGAGAAAACCTGACCCTGGCCCAGCAACTGGGGCTTGGAGTACGAAGAATCGTTATCGATCCGGGACATGGCGGAAAAGATCCCGGAGCAGTAGGGTTCGGCCTGAAAGAGAAAGATATTGTCCTGAATGTTGCCAAGAAAATCAAAAAGGTCCTGGAGGAGAAAAACGGTTATGAAGTCCTCCTGACCAGAGATGGAGATGTGTCGCTTTCTCTTGAGGAACGAACTGCGATTGCTAATACTAAGGAGGCTGATCTTTTTCTTTCTATCCATGTGAATGCGCATCCTGAAAAGGCCATTCGAGGGGTGGAGACCTTTTATTTGAACTTGGCAACACACACGGAAGCTATGCGAGTCGCTGCTCTGGAAAATGCCACCTCAACCCATAATATGAGCGAAATGCAGGATATTCTCTCCGAGTTGATGCAGAATGAGAAAATTAGCGAATCCTCCCAACTTGCTGAATTTGTTCAGTACAATGTGGTGAGCGGCCTAAAGAAAGAAGAGTTTTATGTCAAAGATCTGGGGGTAAAACAGGCACCTTTCTATGTCCTTATTGGTGCGGAAATGCCTGCCATCCTGGCTGAAATTTCCTTTATCACCAATCCTGAAGAGGCGAAGTTGATGAAAACCGAAAAGTACCTTCAAACACTTGCTGACCAGATTGTTGCCGGTGTACTTTCCTATGCTGAAAATCAGAGAACAGCAGCATTGAAAATGGCTCCTTCCCCGGAGACATCGGTGCGCTAG
- a CDS encoding CTP synthase translates to MDTQPSRKTKFIFITGGVLSSLGKGLAAASIGALLESRGMTVTFQKLDPYINVDPGTMNPFQHGEVYVTDDGAETDLDMGHYERYTDAVMAQKNNYTSGRIYYSVIMKERRGEYLGGTVQMIPHITDEIKQAVMQLDGTVDVAIIEIGGTVGDIEGLPFIEAIRQLRGDLGREYSLYIHLTLVPFIKTAGEIKTKPTQHSVKELLASGIQPDILICRTEVTLDDSIKKKIGLFCNIDARSVITAVDVETIYELPLRLHEEEADDRILEKLGIWTGAPNIKPWQELVKKIKNPSHTVTIGITGKYVELKEAYKSLHESLIHGGIANDTKVELKYIAADDLEEGNSSGELEQCDGILVPGGFGSRGTEGKIKAIAYARENKVPFFGICLGMQLAVVEFSRAVGGITGADSKELNPTTTDPIIYLMKEWFDFRSGKTEIRDENSNMGGTLRLGAYPCKLREETLAYTAYQQDEISERHRHRYEFNNEYRERLEKAGLIVSGTSPDNTLVEIVELADHPWFLGCQFHPEFKSSPMKPHPLFRDFIKAALHNK, encoded by the coding sequence ATGGATACGCAACCGAGCAGAAAAACAAAGTTTATTTTTATTACCGGCGGTGTACTCTCGTCCTTGGGCAAGGGCCTTGCTGCGGCTTCCATTGGTGCCCTTTTGGAGAGCCGAGGGATGACTGTAACCTTTCAGAAGCTTGACCCCTACATCAATGTTGACCCAGGGACCATGAACCCTTTTCAGCATGGAGAGGTGTATGTGACCGATGACGGCGCAGAAACCGATTTGGACATGGGCCATTATGAGCGCTACACGGATGCGGTCATGGCTCAGAAAAATAACTATACCTCGGGCCGGATCTATTATTCGGTAATCATGAAAGAGCGCCGAGGAGAGTATCTCGGGGGCACGGTGCAGATGATCCCCCATATCACGGATGAGATCAAGCAGGCTGTGATGCAGCTGGACGGCACCGTGGACGTAGCCATTATCGAAATCGGTGGAACTGTCGGTGATATTGAGGGCCTCCCCTTTATCGAGGCGATTCGGCAACTGCGCGGTGATCTGGGGCGGGAATACTCCCTCTATATTCACCTGACCTTGGTTCCTTTTATCAAGACTGCCGGAGAAATTAAGACCAAGCCGACACAACACTCTGTCAAAGAGTTACTGGCCTCGGGTATCCAGCCGGATATTCTGATTTGCCGGACCGAAGTTACTTTGGACGATTCGATCAAGAAAAAAATTGGCTTGTTCTGTAATATTGATGCCCGCTCGGTTATCACAGCCGTTGACGTGGAGACAATCTATGAACTGCCGCTCCGGTTGCATGAGGAGGAGGCAGATGATCGTATCCTGGAAAAATTAGGCATCTGGACAGGAGCGCCAAATATCAAGCCCTGGCAGGAGTTGGTCAAAAAAATCAAGAATCCTTCTCATACCGTTACCATTGGTATCACCGGGAAATATGTTGAACTCAAGGAGGCTTACAAAAGTCTGCACGAGTCCTTAATCCACGGTGGTATAGCCAACGATACCAAAGTGGAGCTGAAATATATTGCTGCGGATGATCTGGAAGAGGGAAATTCCTCAGGCGAACTGGAACAATGCGATGGTATCCTGGTCCCTGGCGGTTTCGGGAGTCGGGGCACAGAAGGCAAAATTAAGGCCATAGCCTATGCTCGGGAAAACAAAGTTCCTTTCTTCGGTATCTGCCTGGGAATGCAACTGGCTGTGGTGGAATTCTCCCGCGCAGTTGGTGGCATAACAGGGGCTGATTCCAAGGAACTCAATCCCACGACCACAGATCCTATTATCTATCTGATGAAGGAATGGTTCGATTTTCGCAGTGGCAAGACCGAGATTCGGGATGAGAATTCCAACATGGGAGGCACACTTCGTCTTGGCGCTTATCCCTGTAAACTCCGGGAGGAGACCTTAGCCTATACTGCCTATCAGCAGGATGAGATCAGCGAACGGCATCGTCATCGCTATGAATTTAATAACGAATATCGTGAGCGTCTGGAGAAGGCTGGCCTCATAGTCAGTGGAACCTCTCCAGATAACACCCTGGTTGAAATCGT